A stretch of the Thermus thermophilus genome encodes the following:
- the lysW gene encoding lysine biosynthesis protein LysW — translation MVATCPECGAELRLENPELGELVVCEDCGAELEVVGLDPLRLEPAPEEAEDWGE, via the coding sequence ATGGTAGCGACCTGCCCTGAGTGCGGTGCGGAACTGCGGCTGGAGAACCCGGAGCTTGGCGAGCTTGTGGTCTGCGAGGACTGCGGCGCGGAGCTTGAGGTGGTGGGGCTTGACCCCTTGAGGCTCGAGCCCGCCCCCGAGGAGGCGGAGGACTGGGGCGAGTGA
- a CDS encoding nucleotidyltransferase domain-containing protein, producing the protein MTLREAVERLVAALAPEEVWLFGSWARGEAGPGSDVDLLVVVPYEGDPKELALRGYRALRGRGFPLDLLVYPRALLEQRLGEGSLLLREIFREGRCLYARGKRWLKSSAGRGQGSPFPGPSPSPGGGA; encoded by the coding sequence ATGACCTTGCGGGAAGCGGTGGAGCGGTTGGTGGCGGCCTTGGCGCCGGAGGAGGTCTGGCTCTTCGGCTCTTGGGCCCGGGGGGAGGCCGGGCCGGGCTCGGACGTGGACCTCCTGGTGGTGGTGCCCTACGAAGGGGACCCTAAAGAGCTCGCCCTTCGCGGGTACAGGGCCCTGAGGGGGCGGGGCTTTCCCCTGGACCTCTTGGTCTACCCCCGTGCCCTCTTGGAGCAGAGGCTCGGGGAGGGGAGCCTTCTTCTCCGGGAGATTTTCCGGGAAGGGCGGTGCCTCTATGCGCGGGGAAAAAGGTGGCTTAAAAGTTCGGCCGGAAGAGGCCAGGGAAGCCCTTTCCCTGGCCCAAGCCCAAGCCCTGGTGGAGGAGCTTAG
- a CDS encoding paraquat-inducible protein A: MEDLEIVCPVCGEASLVLAEDLEDLEVGDVLECEACGAFLEVVSLDPLEVEVTEEGLEGFFVDCPRCGYTFELSEEDQGQEAECPECGFRFLPDWSEVEEDEEW, encoded by the coding sequence ATGGAGGACCTAGAGATCGTCTGTCCGGTGTGCGGCGAGGCCAGCCTGGTGCTGGCGGAGGACCTTGAGGACCTGGAGGTCGGGGACGTGCTGGAGTGCGAGGCCTGCGGGGCCTTCCTGGAGGTGGTCTCCCTGGACCCCTTGGAGGTGGAGGTGACGGAGGAGGGCCTGGAAGGTTTCTTCGTGGACTGCCCCCGTTGCGGCTACACCTTTGAGCTCTCCGAGGAGGACCAGGGCCAGGAGGCGGAGTGCCCCGAGTGCGGCTTCCGCTTCCTCCCCGACTGGAGCGAGGTAGAGGAGGACGAGGAATGGTAG
- the lysS gene encoding homocitrate synthase translates to MREWKIIDSTLREGEQFERANFSTQDKIEIAKALDAFGIEYIEVTTPVASPQSRKDAEVLASLGLKAKVVTHIQCRLDAAKVAVETGVQGIDLLFGTSKYLRAAHGRDIPRIIEEAKEVIAYIREAAPHVEVRFSAEDTFRSEEQDLLAVYEAIAPYVDRVGLADTVGIATPRQVYALVREVRRVVGPRVDIEFHGHNDTGCAIANAYEAIEAGATHVDTTILGIGERNGITPLGGFLARMYTLQPEYVRKKYKLEMLPELDRMVARMVGVEIPFNNYITGETAFSHKAGMHLKAIYINPEAYEPYPPEVFGVKRKLIIASRLTGRHAIKARAEELGLHYGEEELHRVTQHIKALADRGQLTLEELDRILREWITA, encoded by the coding sequence ATGCGGGAATGGAAGATCATAGACTCCACGCTTCGCGAGGGCGAGCAGTTTGAGCGGGCCAACTTCTCCACCCAGGACAAGATAGAGATCGCCAAGGCCCTGGACGCGTTCGGCATTGAGTACATTGAGGTCACCACCCCGGTGGCCTCCCCCCAGTCCCGCAAGGACGCCGAGGTCCTCGCCTCCTTGGGCCTCAAGGCCAAGGTGGTGACCCACATCCAGTGCCGCCTGGACGCGGCCAAGGTGGCGGTGGAGACGGGGGTGCAGGGGATTGACCTCCTCTTCGGCACGAGCAAGTACCTCCGGGCGGCCCACGGGCGGGACATCCCCAGGATCATTGAGGAGGCCAAGGAGGTGATCGCCTACATCCGCGAGGCGGCCCCCCACGTGGAGGTGCGCTTCTCCGCCGAGGACACCTTCCGCTCCGAGGAGCAGGACCTCCTCGCCGTCTACGAGGCCATCGCCCCCTACGTGGACCGGGTGGGCCTGGCGGACACCGTGGGCATCGCCACGCCCCGGCAGGTCTACGCCCTGGTGCGGGAGGTGCGGCGGGTGGTGGGGCCAAGGGTGGACATTGAGTTCCACGGCCACAACGACACGGGTTGCGCCATCGCCAACGCCTATGAAGCCATTGAGGCCGGGGCCACCCACGTGGACACCACCATCCTGGGGATCGGGGAGCGGAACGGGATCACCCCTTTGGGGGGGTTCCTCGCCCGCATGTACACCCTCCAGCCCGAGTACGTGCGCAAGAAGTACAAGCTGGAGATGCTCCCCGAGCTGGACCGGATGGTGGCCCGGATGGTGGGGGTGGAGATCCCCTTCAACAACTACATCACCGGGGAGACGGCCTTCAGCCACAAGGCGGGGATGCACCTCAAGGCTATTTACATCAACCCCGAGGCCTACGAGCCCTACCCGCCCGAGGTCTTCGGGGTGAAGCGGAAGCTCATCATCGCCTCGAGGCTCACCGGGCGGCACGCCATCAAGGCGCGGGCGGAGGAGCTCGGCCTCCACTACGGGGAGGAGGAGCTCCACCGGGTCACCCAGCACATCAAGGCCCTGGCCGACCGAGGCCAGCTCACCCTGGAGGAGCTGGACCGGATCCTCCGGGAGTGGATCACGGCGTGA
- the lysX gene encoding lysine biosynthesis protein LysX, with protein sequence MLAILYDRIRPDERMLFERAEALGLPYKKVYVPALPMVLGERPEELEGVTVALERCVSQSRGLAAARYLTALGIPVVNRPEVIEACGDKWATSVALARAGLPQPRTALATDREEALRLMEAFGYPVVLKPVIGSWGRLLAKVTDRAAAEALLEHKEVLGGFQHQLFYIQEYVEKPGRDIRVFVVGERAIAAIYRRSAHWITNTARGGQAENCPLTEEIARLAVGAAEAVGGGVVAVDLLESERGLLVNEVNHTMEFKNSVHTTGVDIPGEILKYAWSLAS encoded by the coding sequence ATGCTGGCCATCCTCTACGACCGCATCCGCCCCGACGAGCGGATGCTCTTTGAGCGGGCGGAGGCCCTGGGCCTCCCCTACAAGAAGGTCTACGTCCCCGCCCTGCCCATGGTCCTGGGGGAAAGGCCCGAGGAGCTTGAGGGGGTCACGGTGGCCCTGGAGCGGTGCGTGAGCCAAAGCCGGGGCCTCGCCGCCGCCCGCTACCTCACCGCCCTCGGCATCCCCGTGGTGAACCGCCCCGAGGTCATAGAGGCCTGCGGGGACAAGTGGGCCACGAGCGTGGCCTTGGCCCGGGCGGGCCTTCCCCAGCCCAGGACCGCCTTGGCCACGGACCGGGAGGAGGCCCTTAGGCTCATGGAGGCCTTCGGCTACCCCGTGGTGCTGAAGCCCGTGATCGGAAGCTGGGGGCGCCTTTTGGCCAAGGTCACGGACCGGGCCGCGGCGGAGGCCCTCCTTGAGCACAAGGAGGTCTTAGGGGGGTTTCAGCACCAGCTTTTTTACATCCAGGAGTACGTGGAGAAGCCCGGGCGGGACATCCGGGTCTTCGTGGTGGGGGAGAGGGCCATCGCCGCCATCTACCGCAGAAGCGCCCACTGGATCACCAACACCGCCCGGGGCGGGCAGGCGGAGAACTGCCCCCTCACGGAGGAGATCGCCCGGCTGGCCGTGGGGGCGGCGGAGGCCGTGGGGGGCGGGGTGGTGGCTGTGGACCTCCTGGAGTCGGAGCGGGGGCTATTGGTCAACGAGGTGAACCACACCATGGAGTTCAAGAACTCCGTGCACACCACCGGGGTGGACATCCCGGGGGAAATTCTGAAGTACGCGTGGAGCCTGGCCTCATGA
- a CDS encoding homoaconitate hydratase (catalyzes the formation of homoisocitrate from cis-homoaconitate), whose product MPRVWKFGDQINTDDILPGKYAPFMVGEDRFHLYAFAHLRPEFAKQVRPGDILVFGRNAGLGSSREYAPEALKRLGVRAIIAKSYARIFFRNLVNLGIVPFESEEVVDALEDGDEVELDLESGVLVRGEERFALRPPPPFLLEALKEGSLLDYYKKHGRFPGE is encoded by the coding sequence ATGCCTAGGGTTTGGAAGTTCGGCGACCAGATCAACACCGACGACATCCTCCCCGGCAAGTACGCCCCCTTCATGGTGGGGGAGGACCGGTTTCACCTCTACGCCTTCGCCCACCTTCGGCCCGAGTTCGCCAAGCAGGTGCGCCCCGGGGACATCCTCGTCTTTGGGCGGAACGCGGGGCTCGGCTCTAGCCGCGAGTACGCCCCCGAGGCCCTGAAGCGCCTCGGCGTCCGGGCCATCATCGCCAAAAGCTACGCCCGCATCTTCTTCCGCAACCTGGTGAACCTGGGGATCGTCCCCTTTGAGTCGGAGGAGGTGGTGGATGCGCTAGAGGACGGCGACGAGGTGGAGCTGGACCTGGAAAGCGGGGTGCTTGTCCGAGGGGAGGAGCGCTTTGCCCTCCGCCCCCCGCCCCCCTTCCTCCTGGAGGCGCTCAAGGAGGGGTCCCTCCTGGACTACTACAAGAAGCACGGGCGCTTCCCGGGGGAGTAG
- a CDS encoding 1,4-alpha-glucan branching protein — protein sequence MARFALVLHAHLPYVRAHGMWPFGEETLYEAVAETYLPLVRVLERLRAEGVEAPFTLGITPILAEQLADPRIKEGFWAYAKDRLERAQGDYQRYRGTALEASARHQVAFWELTLDHFHQLGGDLLAAFRRAQERGQVELITSNATHGYSPLLGYDEALWAQIKTGVNTYRRHFAKDPTGFWLPEMAYRPKGPWKPPVEGPPEGVRPGVDELLMRAGIRYTFVDAHLVQGGEPLSPYGEAALGPVESGEATYHVHELASGLRVLARNPETALQVWSADHGYPGEGLYREFHRKDPISGLHHWRVTHRKADLAEKAPYDPEAAFAKAEEHARHFVALLERLAEGRPEGVILSPYDAELFGHWWYEGVAWLEAVLRLLAQSPKVRPVTAREAVQGPAVRTALPEGSWGRGGDHRVWLNEKTLDYWEKVYRAEGAMREAVRRGVLPEGALRQAMRELLLLEASDWPFLIDTGQAEAYARERYEEHARAFFHLLKGVSPEELRALEERDNPFPEANPRLYLQEGA from the coding sequence ATGGCGCGCTTCGCCCTGGTCCTCCACGCCCACCTCCCCTACGTGCGGGCCCACGGGATGTGGCCCTTCGGGGAGGAGACCCTCTACGAGGCCGTGGCCGAGACCTACCTCCCCCTCGTCCGGGTCCTGGAGCGGCTTCGCGCCGAGGGGGTGGAGGCCCCCTTCACCCTGGGGATCACCCCGATCCTGGCGGAGCAGCTCGCCGACCCCCGGATCAAGGAGGGGTTCTGGGCCTACGCCAAGGACCGCCTGGAGAGGGCCCAGGGCGACTACCAGCGCTACCGGGGCACGGCCCTCGAGGCCAGCGCCCGGCACCAGGTGGCCTTCTGGGAGCTCACCCTGGACCACTTCCACCAACTTGGGGGCGACCTTCTGGCGGCCTTCCGCCGGGCCCAAGAACGGGGGCAGGTGGAGCTCATCACCTCCAACGCCACCCACGGCTACTCCCCCCTTCTGGGCTACGACGAGGCCCTCTGGGCCCAGATCAAGACCGGGGTCAACACCTACCGCCGCCACTTCGCCAAAGACCCCACGGGCTTCTGGCTCCCGGAGATGGCCTACCGGCCCAAAGGGCCCTGGAAGCCCCCCGTGGAAGGCCCCCCGGAAGGGGTGAGGCCCGGGGTGGACGAGCTTTTGATGCGGGCCGGGATCCGCTACACCTTCGTGGACGCCCACCTGGTCCAGGGGGGTGAGCCCCTCTCCCCTTACGGGGAGGCCGCCTTGGGCCCCGTGGAAAGCGGGGAGGCCACCTACCACGTCCACGAGCTGGCCTCGGGCCTTAGGGTCCTCGCCCGCAACCCGGAGACCGCCCTCCAGGTGTGGAGCGCCGACCACGGCTACCCGGGGGAGGGGCTTTACCGGGAGTTCCACCGCAAGGACCCCATTTCCGGCCTCCACCACTGGCGGGTGACCCACCGCAAGGCCGACCTCGCGGAGAAGGCCCCCTACGACCCGGAGGCGGCCTTCGCCAAGGCGGAAGAGCACGCCCGCCACTTCGTAGCCCTCCTGGAGCGCCTCGCCGAGGGGCGCCCCGAGGGGGTCATCCTCTCCCCTTACGACGCCGAGCTCTTCGGCCACTGGTGGTACGAGGGGGTGGCCTGGCTCGAGGCCGTCCTGAGGCTTCTCGCCCAAAGCCCCAAGGTCCGGCCCGTGACCGCGCGGGAGGCGGTGCAGGGGCCCGCGGTGCGGACCGCCCTCCCCGAGGGCTCCTGGGGCCGGGGTGGGGACCACCGGGTCTGGCTCAACGAGAAGACCCTGGACTACTGGGAAAAGGTTTACCGGGCGGAGGGGGCCATGCGGGAGGCGGTGCGCCGGGGGGTCCTCCCCGAGGGGGCGTTGCGCCAGGCCATGCGCGAGCTCCTGCTCCTCGAGGCCTCCGACTGGCCCTTCCTCATAGACACGGGGCAGGCGGAGGCCTACGCGCGGGAGCGGTACGAGGAGCACGCCCGGGCCTTCTTCCACCTCCTTAAGGGGGTCTCCCCCGAGGAGCTTAGGGCCTTGGAGGAGCGGGACAACCCCTTCCCCGAGGCCAATCCCCGCCTCTACCTTCAAGAGGGGGCTTGA
- a CDS encoding 3-isopropylmalate dehydratase large subunit, whose amino-acid sequence MGQTLAEKILSHKVGRPVRAGELVVVEVDQVMVVDSIAGSFFKRLEYLEATPRYPERVSIVIDHVAPAANLEVAKAQKEIREWGKRHGIRVFDVGRGVCHQVLIEEGLAQPGWVVVGSDSHSTTYGAVGAFGTGMGATDIALAAASGRTWLRVPESVKVVFRGRLPKGVTAKDAALEMVRLLTAEGATYMAVEIHLLDGAEALTRGERMTLANLTVEAGAKAGLVVPSGEILEMYRVPDWLYPDPDARYAKEVEIDLSALTPRVSVPFYVDNVHEVAAVKGKRVDQVFIGTCTNGRIEDLRAAAEVLRGRKVAPWVRLLVVPASSQVLEEAARDGTLLTLLEAGATIGTPGCGPCMGRHMGVLAPGEVCVSTSNRNFRGRMGAPDAEIYLASPRVAAASAVAGYLTTPEELEEVHA is encoded by the coding sequence GTGGGACAGACGCTAGCGGAAAAGATCCTCTCCCACAAGGTGGGAAGGCCCGTGCGGGCGGGGGAGCTCGTGGTGGTGGAGGTGGACCAGGTGATGGTGGTGGACTCCATCGCCGGGAGCTTTTTCAAGCGCCTGGAGTACCTGGAGGCCACCCCCCGCTACCCGGAAAGGGTCTCCATCGTGATAGACCACGTGGCCCCGGCGGCGAACCTGGAGGTGGCCAAGGCCCAGAAGGAGATAAGGGAGTGGGGCAAGCGGCACGGCATCCGGGTCTTTGACGTGGGGAGGGGGGTGTGCCACCAGGTCCTCATAGAGGAGGGCCTGGCCCAGCCGGGCTGGGTGGTGGTGGGCTCGGACAGCCACTCCACCACCTACGGGGCGGTGGGGGCCTTCGGCACGGGGATGGGGGCCACGGACATCGCCTTGGCGGCGGCGAGCGGGCGCACCTGGCTTCGGGTGCCCGAGAGCGTCAAGGTGGTCTTCCGGGGAAGGCTTCCCAAGGGGGTCACGGCCAAGGACGCCGCCCTGGAGATGGTCCGCCTCCTCACCGCCGAAGGGGCCACCTACATGGCGGTGGAGATCCACCTCCTGGACGGGGCGGAGGCCCTCACGCGGGGCGAGCGCATGACCCTCGCCAACCTCACCGTGGAGGCGGGGGCCAAGGCGGGGCTTGTGGTGCCGAGTGGGGAGATCCTGGAGATGTACCGGGTGCCCGACTGGCTCTACCCCGACCCCGACGCCCGGTACGCCAAGGAGGTGGAGATAGACCTTTCCGCCCTCACCCCCAGGGTCTCCGTGCCCTTCTACGTGGACAACGTCCACGAGGTGGCCGCGGTCAAGGGCAAGCGGGTGGACCAGGTCTTCATCGGCACCTGCACCAACGGCCGGATTGAGGACCTCAGGGCGGCGGCGGAGGTGCTAAGGGGGAGGAAGGTGGCCCCTTGGGTGCGGCTTTTGGTGGTCCCGGCGAGCTCCCAGGTCCTGGAGGAGGCGGCCAGGGACGGCACCCTCCTCACCCTCCTCGAGGCCGGGGCCACCATCGGCACCCCGGGGTGCGGCCCCTGCATGGGGCGGCACATGGGGGTCTTGGCCCCGGGGGAGGTGTGCGTCTCCACCTCCAACCGCAACTTCCGGGGACGCATGGGAGCCCCGGACGCCGAGATCTACCTGGCGAGCCCCCGCGTGGCGGCGGCGAGCGCCGTGGCGGGCTACCTCACCACCCCGGAGGAACTGGAGGAGGTCCATGCCTAG
- a CDS encoding acyl-CoA dehydrogenase family protein: MTLTQEQRLVLDAVRRVAREVLYPLAPEYDRKAEYPWPQLKALAELGLLGMTTPEAWGGVGLDSVTWALALEELAAADPSVAVIVSVTSGLPQYMLLRFGSEAQKRRYLVPLARGEWIGAFCLTEPQAGSDAKSLRAEARRVKGGFVLNGVKSWITSAGHAHLYVVMARTEKGISAFLVEKDTPGLSFGRPEEKMGLHAAHTAEVRLEEVFVPEENLLGEEGRGLAYALAGLDSGRVGVAAQAVGIARGAFEIAKAYAEEREQFGKKLKEHQAIAFKIADMHVKIAAARALVLEAARKKDRGERFTLEASAAKLFASQVAVEVTREAVQVLGGYGYHRDYRVERYYRDAKVTEIYEGTSEIQRLVIARELYR, encoded by the coding sequence ATGACCCTCACCCAGGAGCAACGGCTGGTTCTGGACGCGGTGCGCCGGGTGGCCCGGGAGGTCCTCTACCCCCTCGCCCCCGAGTACGACCGGAAGGCCGAGTACCCCTGGCCCCAGCTCAAGGCCCTGGCCGAGCTCGGCCTCCTCGGCATGACCACCCCGGAGGCGTGGGGCGGGGTGGGTCTGGACTCCGTGACCTGGGCCTTGGCCCTGGAGGAGCTCGCCGCCGCCGACCCCAGCGTGGCCGTTATCGTCTCCGTGACCAGCGGCCTTCCCCAGTACATGCTCCTCCGCTTCGGGAGCGAGGCGCAGAAGCGGCGCTACCTCGTGCCCCTGGCCCGGGGGGAGTGGATCGGGGCCTTCTGCCTCACCGAGCCCCAGGCGGGCTCCGACGCCAAAAGCCTCCGCGCCGAGGCGCGGCGGGTCAAGGGCGGGTTCGTGCTGAACGGGGTCAAGAGCTGGATCACCTCCGCTGGCCACGCCCACCTCTACGTGGTCATGGCCCGCACGGAGAAGGGGATCAGCGCCTTCTTGGTGGAGAAGGACACCCCGGGGCTTTCCTTCGGCCGCCCCGAGGAGAAGATGGGCCTCCACGCGGCCCACACCGCCGAGGTGCGCCTCGAGGAGGTCTTCGTCCCCGAGGAGAACCTCCTCGGGGAGGAGGGGCGGGGCCTGGCCTACGCCCTCGCGGGCCTGGACTCGGGGCGCGTGGGGGTGGCGGCCCAGGCGGTGGGCATCGCCCGGGGGGCCTTTGAGATCGCCAAGGCCTACGCCGAGGAGCGGGAGCAGTTCGGGAAGAAGCTAAAGGAGCACCAGGCCATCGCCTTCAAGATCGCCGACATGCACGTGAAGATCGCCGCCGCCCGCGCCTTGGTCCTCGAGGCCGCGCGGAAGAAGGACCGGGGGGAACGGTTCACCCTCGAGGCCAGCGCCGCCAAGCTCTTCGCCAGCCAGGTGGCGGTGGAGGTGACCCGGGAGGCGGTCCAGGTCCTGGGGGGGTACGGCTACCACCGGGACTACCGGGTGGAGCGGTACTACCGGGACGCCAAGGTGACGGAGATCTACGAGGGCACCTCGGAGATCCAGCGCCTCGTCATCGCCCGAGAGCTCTACCGCTAG
- a CDS encoding type II toxin-antitoxin system HicB family antitoxin, translating into MPKYTALLYPDPETPGVWIAEFPAVPQAHSFGQSPEEALARAKEALELVLAYLKTEGCPLPQDVQAVEVGVDAA; encoded by the coding sequence ATGCCCAAGTACACCGCCCTCCTCTACCCGGACCCGGAGACCCCAGGGGTCTGGATCGCCGAGTTTCCCGCGGTGCCCCAAGCCCACTCCTTCGGCCAAAGCCCCGAGGAAGCCTTGGCGCGGGCCAAAGAAGCCTTGGAACTCGTCCTGGCCTACTTGAAAACCGAAGGGTGCCCCCTTCCCCAGGACGTGCAAGCGGTAGAGGTGGGCGTGGATGCCGCCTAG
- the argC gene encoding N-acetyl-gamma-glutamyl-phosphate reductase yields MTGKKTLSIVGASGYAGGEFLRLALSHPHLEVKQVTSRRFAGEPVHFVHPNLRGRTNLKFVPPEKLEPVDILVLALPHGVFAREFDRYSALAPVLIDLSADFRLKDPELYRRYYGEHPRPDLLGRFVYAVPELYREALKGADWIAGAGCNATATLLGLYPLLKAGVLKPTPIFVTLLISTSAAGAEASPASHHPERAGSIRVYKPTGHRHTAEVVENLPGRPEVHLTAIATDRVRGILMTAQAFLQDGWSERDVWQAYREAYAGEPFIRIVKQRKGVHRYPDPRFVQGTNYADIGFELEEDTGRLVVMTAIDNLVKGTAGHALQALNVRMGWPETLGLDFPGLHP; encoded by the coding sequence ATGACCGGTAAGAAAACCCTTTCCATCGTGGGGGCCTCGGGGTACGCCGGGGGAGAGTTCCTAAGGCTTGCCCTTTCCCACCCCCATCTGGAGGTGAAGCAGGTGACCTCGAGGCGCTTCGCGGGCGAGCCCGTCCACTTCGTCCACCCCAACCTCCGAGGACGCACGAACCTCAAGTTCGTCCCCCCGGAGAAGCTGGAGCCCGTGGACATCCTGGTCCTGGCCCTGCCCCACGGGGTCTTCGCCCGGGAGTTTGACCGCTACAGCGCCCTCGCCCCCGTCCTCATAGACCTCTCTGCGGACTTCCGCCTGAAGGACCCGGAGCTCTACCGCAGGTACTACGGGGAGCACCCGAGGCCGGACCTCCTTGGCCGCTTCGTCTACGCCGTGCCCGAGCTCTACCGGGAGGCCTTGAAGGGGGCGGACTGGATCGCCGGGGCCGGGTGCAACGCCACGGCCACCCTCCTCGGCCTCTACCCCCTCCTCAAGGCCGGGGTCCTGAAGCCCACCCCCATCTTCGTCACCCTCCTCATCTCCACCTCGGCCGCCGGGGCCGAGGCGAGCCCGGCGAGCCACCACCCCGAAAGGGCGGGGTCCATCCGGGTCTACAAGCCCACGGGCCACCGCCACACCGCCGAGGTGGTGGAAAACCTCCCGGGCCGCCCCGAGGTCCACCTCACCGCCATCGCCACCGACCGGGTGCGGGGGATCCTCATGACCGCCCAGGCCTTCCTCCAGGACGGCTGGAGCGAACGGGACGTCTGGCAGGCCTACCGGGAGGCTTACGCCGGGGAGCCCTTCATCCGCATCGTCAAGCAGAGGAAGGGGGTCCACCGCTACCCCGACCCCCGGTTCGTCCAGGGCACCAACTACGCCGACATCGGCTTTGAGCTGGAGGAGGACACGGGGAGGCTCGTGGTCATGACGGCCATTGACAACCTGGTGAAGGGCACCGCGGGCCACGCCCTCCAGGCCTTAAACGTCCGCATGGGCTGGCCCGAGACCCTGGGCCTGGACTTCCCTGGACTCCACCCTTAG
- a CDS encoding isoprenyl transferase, translating into MVRRLFALSRPLYWLYERRLLREVKRGPMPRHLGLILDGNRRYARALGLSPTKGHEFGVQKAYEVLEWCLEMGIKTVTVWVFSTDNFKRSPEEVETLMNLFLREAERMAEDHRILENQVRVRFIGRREGFSPEVVRAIERLERRTEGHRGMFLNIAMGYGGREEIVDAVKRLLLEAEAQGLTPKEVAEALTPEDIARHLYTAGLPDPDFIIRTSGEIRLSGFLLWQSAYSEFYFADVLWPEFRKIDFLRALRSYQARERRFGR; encoded by the coding sequence ATGGTCCGCCGCCTCTTTGCCCTTTCCCGCCCCCTCTACTGGCTTTACGAAAGGCGCCTCCTCAGGGAGGTCAAGCGGGGCCCCATGCCCCGGCACCTGGGCCTCATCCTGGACGGGAACCGCCGCTACGCCCGCGCCCTCGGCCTTTCCCCCACCAAGGGGCACGAGTTCGGGGTGCAGAAGGCCTACGAGGTCCTGGAGTGGTGCCTGGAGATGGGCATCAAGACCGTGACCGTCTGGGTCTTCTCCACCGACAACTTCAAGCGCTCCCCGGAAGAGGTGGAGACCCTCATGAACCTCTTCCTGCGGGAGGCCGAGCGGATGGCGGAGGACCACCGGATCCTGGAAAACCAGGTGCGGGTGCGCTTCATCGGCAGGCGGGAGGGGTTTTCCCCGGAGGTGGTCCGGGCCATAGAGCGCCTGGAACGGAGGACGGAGGGGCACCGGGGCATGTTCCTCAACATCGCCATGGGCTATGGGGGGCGGGAGGAGATCGTGGACGCCGTGAAGCGGCTTCTTCTGGAGGCGGAGGCCCAGGGCCTCACCCCTAAGGAGGTGGCCGAGGCCCTCACCCCGGAGGACATCGCCCGCCACCTCTACACCGCCGGGCTTCCCGACCCCGACTTCATCATCCGCACCTCGGGGGAGATCCGGCTTTCCGGCTTCCTCCTCTGGCAGTCCGCCTACTCCGAGTTCTACTTTGCCGACGTCCTCTGGCCCGAGTTCCGCAAGATTGACTTCCTGCGCGCGCTAAGGAGCTACCAGGCCCGCGAGAGGCGGTTTGGGCGTTGA
- a CDS encoding type II toxin-antitoxin system HicA family toxin: MPPRPEEVARKLRRLGFVERMAKGGHRLYAHPDGRIVVVPFHSGELPKGTFKRILRDAGLTEEEFHNL, from the coding sequence ATGCCGCCTAGGCCGGAGGAGGTGGCCCGGAAGCTCCGCCGCCTCGGGTTCGTGGAGCGCATGGCCAAGGGTGGGCATAGGCTTTACGCGCACCCCGACGGCCGCATCGTGGTGGTGCCCTTCCACAGCGGGGAGCTTCCCAAGGGCACCTTCAAGCGCATCCTGCGCGATGCCGGCCTCACCGAAGAGGAGTTCCATAACCTCTAG
- a CDS encoding [LysW]-aminoadipate kinase, which produces MIVVKVGGAEGINYEAVAKDAASLWKEGVKLLLVHGGSSETNKVAEALGHPPRFLTHPGGQVSRLTDRRTLEIFEMVYCGLVNKRLVELLQKEGANAIGLSGLDGRLFVGRRKTAVKYVEDGKVKIHRGDYTGTVEEVNKALLDLLLGAGYLPVLTPPALSYENEAINTDGDSIAALLATLYGAEALVYLSNVPGLLARYPDEASLVREIPVDRVEDPEYLALAQGRMKRKVMGAVEAVRGGVKRVVFADARVENPIRRALSGEGTVVR; this is translated from the coding sequence GTGATCGTGGTCAAGGTGGGAGGCGCCGAGGGGATCAACTACGAGGCCGTGGCCAAGGACGCGGCCTCCTTGTGGAAGGAGGGGGTAAAGCTCCTTCTCGTCCACGGGGGAAGCAGCGAGACCAACAAGGTGGCGGAGGCCTTGGGCCACCCGCCCCGCTTCCTCACCCACCCCGGGGGGCAGGTGAGCCGCCTCACCGACCGGAGGACCCTGGAGATCTTTGAGATGGTCTACTGCGGCCTGGTGAACAAGCGCCTGGTGGAGCTTTTGCAGAAGGAGGGGGCGAACGCCATCGGCCTTTCCGGCCTGGACGGGAGGCTTTTCGTGGGCCGTAGGAAGACCGCGGTCAAGTACGTGGAGGACGGAAAGGTCAAGATCCACCGCGGGGACTACACCGGGACGGTGGAGGAGGTGAACAAGGCCCTTTTGGACCTCCTCCTTGGGGCGGGCTACCTCCCCGTCCTCACCCCGCCCGCCCTAAGCTACGAGAACGAGGCCATCAACACCGACGGGGATAGCATCGCCGCCCTCCTCGCCACCCTCTACGGGGCCGAGGCCCTGGTCTACCTCTCCAACGTCCCGGGCCTCCTCGCCCGCTACCCCGACGAGGCCTCCTTGGTGCGGGAGATCCCCGTGGACCGGGTGGAGGACCCGGAGTACCTGGCCCTCGCCCAAGGCAGGATGAAGCGGAAGGTCATGGGGGCGGTGGAGGCGGTGCGGGGCGGGGTCAAGCGGGTGGTCTTCGCCGACGCCCGGGTGGAAAACCCCATAAGGCGGGCCCTTTCCGGGGAAGGCACCGTGGTACGCTAG